A stretch of DNA from Candidatus Brocadia sp.:
CAGCCTTATAAGCCATTGTTGCCGCAGGCCCACCAACAAAAAAATAAAATAACGGTGACGCGATACCATCGACACTGCTCTCAGCAACCGTTTCCACACATGCCCGGACAATCTGCTCTTCGTTTAAATGCCCTGTATCCCGGCCTACAATTCGTGACAATGCCTGACGAGCCTGTATTAAATCATTTTTTTTAAGAAATGTCATTACCTTTTTTGCTTCATCGGCCAGACTTTTTACAGAAATTGCAAAATAAACAATAACAGCCCCAACTATTATTTCACACAGGAAACACCATTGCCTCACCACAAACATCACGGTGTAAGTTACCAGATAAGTCCCCAGTACAATAAGTGTGGTTAACAGTATCCCGCTCATGCGTTCCGGTATGGGGTATCTCCGTAACAGAGATTCAATACATTCAATAGATCTCCCAATGAGCCGCACAGGATGGTAAGACCATTGAGGATCGCCGATGGCAATGTCCAGGACATAGGAAACTGCTATTTGAATAAGACCAATATAGGCAGGATTAATCATCGTGCAGAGTAGCCGCAAATGAATTCAAAAAAAAGGAGTCAGAAGTCAGAATTCAGCTGTCAGAATGGATTGCCCTTTACTTGGTAAAGGGCATTTTCGTTCTGAATTCTGAATCCTGGCGACTGACTCCTTTGAAAACCCAATACAAAAAGAATTATTACAAACTATTCTTTTACTTCATAATCCGCATCGATAATTTCATCCTCTCCACCTTCACCCTTTTTTTCTTTTCTTTTCTTGTCTTCACCGCCTGGAGGTGGAGGAGGTTGCTGTTCTCCCTGTTTCGCAGATTCCTGATACACCTTCGCACTAATTTCGTGCAGGGCGCTTGTTAAAGCATCCATCTTTTGCTGTATATCTTTTTCATCTTCCGTTTTTATCGATTCTCTTAAATCCTTAATAGCGGACTCAATCTTTTGTTTTTGTGAGTCATCTATCTTCCCAGCAACGTCCTTTAAAGTCTTTTCAGCACTATAAGCCAGACTATCTGCCTTATTCTTTGTTTCGGCCCTTTCTTTTGTTCGTTTATCCTGGTCCGAGTATTCTTGTGCCTGTTTGACCATGCGGTCAATTTCTTCCTTATTCAATTTTGTCGAAGCAGTAATCGTAATCTTCTGCTCGTTTCCTGTGCCAAGATCTTTTGCATGAACATTAATAATACCGTTGGCATCAATATCAAAAGAAACCTCAATCTGAGGAACACCTCTTGGCGCCGGTGGAATACCCGAAAGATGGAACCTCCCTAACGTCACGTTATCCCTCGCCATTGCCCTTTCCCCTTGAAGGACATGAACTTCTACGCTGGTCTGGTTGTCCTCTGCTGTTGTAAAGACCTGGCTCTTCTTCGTCGGAATGGTC
This window harbors:
- the cobD gene encoding cobalamin biosynthesis protein CobD, with translation MINPAYIGLIQIAVSYVLDIAIGDPQWSYHPVRLIGRSIECIESLLRRYPIPERMSGILLTTLIVLGTYLVTYTVMFVVRQWCFLCEIIVGAVIVYFAISVKSLADEAKKVMTFLKKNDLIQARQALSRIVGRDTGHLNEEQIVRACVETVAESSVDGIASPLFYFFVGGPAATMAYKAVNTLDSMVGYKNERYIRFGWASARLDDIANYIPARICAVLIPVASFLCGCGFTRSLRTALRDGRKHESPNSGISEAAMAGALRVQLGGPSIYHGEVVEKPFIGDAQNQLTVKSIYIALKIMYVASALFLACGIGMILCLNIYSINL